Below is a window of Ruegeria sp. THAF33 DNA.
GCCAGATAGAGATCACCCAAGGCGTCCAGCATCTTGTGACGCACGGCCTCGTCGACCCGGCGGAAACCGCCCGGTGTCAGAACTTCGACGCCCTGAACGACCACGGCATTTTCAAGCGTGCCGCCCAAAGCCAACCCGTTTTCGCGCATCGCCTCGACATCCGTGCGACGGCAGAACGTGCGACAATCGCTGAGTTCACGCGCGAAGGAACCGTTGCGCATGTCCAGCGTTTTGCTCTGGCTGCCAATGGCACCGTCTTCGAAATCGATATGGAAGTCGATGATCAGCCCGTCAGCGGGCGCAAGGCTGGCGCTCGCGCCTTCGCGGGATGCGGTGACGGTTTTCAGAACCTCATAGGCCAATACCGAGCTGGCCTGACGGCGCACGCCTCTGGCCATAATGCCACGCACAAATTCGATCGAAGAGCCGTCCATGATCGGAACTTCGGGGCCGTCGATCTCGACAA
It encodes the following:
- the lpxC gene encoding UDP-3-O-acyl-N-acetylglucosamine deacetylase; protein product: MQHTLKSPVTFKGVGLHSGKPATMVLKPAAAGHGIWFKRTDIQLGDAMIPAIYYAVERTPLCTRLVNDAGVSVSTVEHIMAALAGCGVHNALVEIDGPEVPIMDGSSIEFVRGIMARGVRRQASSVLAYEVLKTVTASREGASASLAPADGLIIDFHIDFEDGAIGSQSKTLDMRNGSFARELSDCRTFCRRTDVEAMRENGLALGGTLENAVVVQGVEVLTPGGFRRVDEAVRHKMLDALGDLYLAGGPILGHFTGNKSGHSLTNTLLRNLFETPGAVRPVLCTPEQAARLPGQGLVVNEIPEVA